In the genome of Dermacentor andersoni chromosome 3, qqDerAnde1_hic_scaffold, whole genome shotgun sequence, one region contains:
- the LOC126537941 gene encoding neprilysin-2-like — MYDASGTQRHWATPEFLANYTEKALCLRESHKTAKKMKARQAVIDDTLDSENLADFAGAAIAYAAYASLPVFQRNLKLPGLNLTAQHLFFIGHCAKWCENMYNHSARYAPGRSRCIVPLLNMVAFSDAFRCVPGTTMNPAKKCVFWL; from the exons ATGTACGACGCTTCCGGGACGCAGCGTCACTGGGCAACACCTGAGTTCCTAGCGAATTACACAGAGAAGGCTCTCTGCTTGCGGGAATCTCACAAAACTGCC AAGAAAATGAAAGCCCGGCAGGCTGTGATTGACGACACCCTCGACTCGGAAAACCTCGCTGACTTCGCGGGCGCCGCGATAGCGTACGCAGCCTACGCTTCGTTGCCCGTCTTCCAGCGGAATCTGAAGCTTCCGGGCCTCaacctgacggctcagcatctctTCTTCATCGGCCACTGCGCCAAGTGGTGCGAGAACATGTACAACCATTCAGCACGCTATGCCCCTGGCCGCTCCCGCTGCATTGTGCCACTGTTGAACATGGTCGCGTTCTCGGACGCGTTCCGGTGTGTGCCAGGGACTACCATGAATCCGGCCAAGAAGTGCGTCTTCTGGTTGTGA